Below is a genomic region from Eupeodes corollae chromosome 1, idEupCoro1.1, whole genome shotgun sequence.
AACACataaagtattcaaaaaattaataacgaCAAATACATAAATGATCAGTTCTTCAATTTCACGCAACTTGTTTCTATTACTTCAAAACGGCTTTgtcgttttcaaagaagtattTCGTTCAGTTCACTTTTGACAGTTATGTTGACATTACATatcaattaaatgattttaaagttATGTTAAATAAGAAACACACAAAGTATTCCAACAAATTAATAACGACAAATACCTAAATGTTTAGTTATTCAATTTCACGCAACTTGTTTCTATTACTTCACAATGACTTTGacgttttttaaagaagtatttCGTTCAGTTtacttttgacagttttaatgaCATTACATAgcaattaaatgattttaaagttATGTCAAATAAGGAACACACATAGAattccaacaaaataattttaacaaataccTAAATGTTCAGTTATTCAATTTCACGCAACTTGTTTCAATCACTTCACAATGACTTTGacgttttttaaagaagtatttCGTTCAGTTtacttttgacagttttaatgaCATTACATAgcaattaaatgattttaaagttATGTCAAATAAGGAACACACATAGAattccaacaaaataattttaacaaataccTAAATGTTCAGTTATTCAATTTCACGCAACTTGTTTCAATCACTTCACAATGACTTTGacgttttttaaagaagtatttCGTTCAGTTCACTTTTGACAGTACCATTGACATTAACTTTCAATTACAATGTTTTATAGTTACATATGTCAAGTAAGGAAAACAAATCTATGCACACAACTTCTtatgcttcaaaaaaaaaatactaaaataatatattttaaattttgcccactttttgccgaaactACAGTTAGTCAGACTTAATTTTGTTCTATTCTTGATGATTCACTGAAATTATTCGTAAAAAGAACGTCTATAAAAAAGtgttaataaattataagtCGAGGAATACTTGCGTTTGtgcaaaaaggacttttttataacattttatattatatgttttttttagttttaattgttattaaaaaataaaaaattaaaacatctattaaattgtttaaaaaatggcacaatgaatataaatttaaaagaaagaaaaaaagaaaatcaaccaATAAATAAAAcggataaatatttaaaaatttacaaatacaaaaatattgcaataaataacatcttatattattatttttttttgtaaagagtaaaaataagttataaacaatattttaaacggAAATGCGATTTCttacgaaattttaaaaaattaggtacacattttttggttgttttcttttttgttaaataaaaataatttctttgtaaaatgtttgttatttaatCTAAGCAATTAAATGGTTACTAATTTGTTGAATTATATTCTGTcacctattaatttttttttataaatgttataaaCTATTAAACTAGTGCATGATATTTTCTCttaagtttgttgttgtttttttaatttttaattttgatttaatgattattattaaaaatattaataaatgtgttttaattatttttaatttttttttgttttaggtttggtattatttttgttgttgtttaacttagtcctagttttatttatatttttatttgtattttattgtttatctaGCAAATAACCCACCGCTATGGTCTGCGTATTCCGTAAGCAAAGGATTGCCTAACGCCGCCGCGTAGTTGTAATCACCAAAGGGGGCGAAAATCATACCATGGGCGGCGGCATGCTCAAGTCCGGGCTGTGCTTGTCCAGGTAAAAGACTGGCCGCTGATGTCGGCACTGTCATTCGGATAAGTGGGGCACCCAGTGGGGTTGCTGTTGGAGCACGCATTTGTTGCGCTAGACCGGGAATGGCGGTTGGAAGCAAACGGTTTTCGGCAGATGCAGCAACTACCCGACGCCATTCTTCTTCaactgaaattttcaatttattaaattttgaatattttaaattctacaaaaaataaaatcaagttaAAAGTGTTAAGacgaattttattaatataattatttatattgatattaattttatttattttttaaatttaacgggAAGGATATTATATTgaattgttattgtttaattttgtttttaaggacgTACCTGCAGCGACCGATTTCGCAGTTGTATCTCTATATGTGCCATTTATAATAGCTAACTCCATGAGTTGACGTTTTTTAAGCTCATCTTCGCCTTCAGCTTGCTGTTAGTAGGTATacatcagaaataaaaatattatttattgttttgtattaattggaaaatgtttttttgtttttcttttttcggtttagaacacgtttttttttaataaacaatttattaatagagtttaatatttttctattggTTGTTAGTTTGGGATAGaaacgtttttcttttctctccAGTTCCAAACACTTTGAAAGTTTAAAGTTGAAATAGTTTTTGGAACAaaggttttacatttttttaaattttgtttagacgATCATATATTATTAAGCAGCGTTAATAAagggaatttttgaatttattaatttttgtttaatcatttttttcttagctgaaaatttgttaaattaaattgtagggAGTTTAAGTTTCGAGTTCTTACCGGCAcaagcaatttttgaacttcagcAACAGCTTGTGCTAATTTTAGTGTTGCTCTGTTTTCAGTATCTTCAACGGTGATGAGAACATGTAAATCATCTGAAAGATGTTCCCAATTTGGTTTGCCTCTATTAGCGTCTTCctgtaatataaaaataaagttttaaaaaatatttcaaaattaggaacaaattctaaaaattctgtaagtaaaaacttacaaaaccagaccaaaacaaatttgtaatcgGTTTTTTTGCTATAGGACTTCATTTGATTTGGGCCCAAGAACACTACACTCTCAAGACTACGAGCAAAGTGCCATTGTTGTTGGAGTAATGTCAAACAATTCTGATGATAATTAACCCGCCAGACAACATAAAgggcttcatttgcagtcaactttattctttgaacgtacattttggcCAAGGCAACTTATTAGTTTTTGAAGTgtcattcatttcaaatttagaactttacttcaaaaaCCTCCCCAGGCAAGCTTCAAACCCAGTACGGTGGTAttttggattgttttttttttttttgataataagcgcacacttaaggggataaAAATACTACTAAAGACACAGattgagcactaggaaagggagagagggtttgaaaggaggtgtcggtgcacattgattttgaatacttgaatgactgggaaagacagagtgtggtaaggcattccacattcgcatagtacggctaaagaacgattctctgtacttaacagtaggACCGAAGTTGGGTTTGAGAGtaaactgatgaacattcctagaagtgcgagtattacggttgaacttgttaaggggaagaatgcaacttgttatttctctagagcaaaaaccgttaaaataacgttaggagaagaaactttacgacgatgttcaagcgacataaatgattctatgatggtattatcaccgATTAATCTAAAAGCTCAAGgcagcatatgacagcatctacagggacgagctgtatatgGCCATGttaagttttggcatccctgccaaactcgttcgtttgtacagggtgaccatggagaattcacgctccTCCAGAAATGTTGGACAAAAATTAACAGATCCTTTCGATGTGaaggtaatgcgctgtcatgtgacttttttaacatcgtgcttgaaagaatagtgcagagctcagacgtcaacactagaggcactatctttcaaaagtctgtccaattactaggatatgctgatgacattgacataatcggaagaacccaACATAATGTCAAAGTACATGATTTCGTCAAGAAAAGATTACGTCTGTCAACATGGAAAGACTTaaatttgaggtagtcaaggacgtCGTCTAcataggctccgctgtaaacgcagaaaacaacaccagcgcagaataactcttgctaaccgctgtttctttggactaagaaagcaattgagtggtaaagtcctcgctcgagggaccaaagtgttgctatataagacccttatcatccccgtcctgcagaagcatggactatgacaaaagcggatgaaagcaccttgggtctgTTCGAGAGATAAGTTCttcatgtgatctacggtcccttaTGAATCGAAacggagtggaggagaagatggaacgacgagctgtacgggctgtacagcgacgtagacttagccagaagggtaaaagtccaaggactaagatggctgggtcacgtagagcgcatggaaaccaattctccggcccggaaaatcttcgaatccacacccccaggacagcgcagtagaggaa
It encodes:
- the LOC129941860 gene encoding protein held out wings isoform X3, with the translated sequence MSVCENNNTQQQNTQSIADYLAQLLKDRKQLAAFPNVFNHVERLLDEEIARVRASLFQINGVKKEPLTLPDPEGTPITLNEKVYVPVREHPDFNFVGRILGPRGMTAKQLEQETGCKIMVRGKGSMRDKKKEDANRGKPNWEHLSDDLHVLITVEDTENRATLKLAQAVAEVQKLLVPQAEGEDELKKRQLMELAIINGTYRDTTAKSVAAVEEEWRRVVAASAENRLLPTAIPGLAQQMRAPTATPLGAPLIRMTVPTSAASLLPGQAQPGLEHAAAHGMIFAPFGDYNYAAALGNPLLTEYADHSGALKQHRRFSNREHPYQRAGVSHKPPNFIEIQ
- the LOC129941860 gene encoding protein held out wings isoform X4; protein product: MSVCENNNTQQQNTQSIADYLAQLLKDRKQLAAFPNVFNHVERLLDEEIARVRASLFQINGVKKEPLTLPDPEGTPITLNEKVYVPVREHPDFNFVGRILGPRGMTAKQLEQETGCKIMVRGKGSMRDKKKEDANRGKPNWEHLSDDLHVLITVEDTENRATLKLAQAVAEVQKLLVPQAEGEDELKKRQLMELAIINGTYRDTTAKSVAAVEEEWRRVVAASAENRLLPTAIPGLAQQMRAPTATPLGAPLIRMTVPTSAASLLPGQAQPGLEHAAAHGMIFAPFGDYNYAAALGNPLLTEYADHSGFRVESKWCLVYHNY
- the LOC129941860 gene encoding protein held out wings isoform X6 encodes the protein MSVCENNNTQQQNTQSIADYLAQLLKDRKQLAAFPNVFNHVERLLDEEIARVRASLFQINGVKKEPLTLPDPEGTPITLNEKVYVPVREHPDFNFVGRILGPRGMTAKQLEQETGCKIMVRGKGSMRDKKKEDANRGKPNWEHLSDDLHVLITVEDTENRATLKLAQAVAEVQKLLVPQAEGEDELKKRQLMELAIINGTYRDTTAKSVAAVEEEWRRVVAASAENRLLPTAIPGLAQQMRAPTATPLGAPLIRMTVPTSAASLLPGQAQPGLEHAAAHGMIFAPFGDYNYAAALGNPLLTEYADHSVWYTNLIT
- the LOC129941860 gene encoding protein held out wings isoform X5, whose amino-acid sequence is MSVCENNNTQQQNTQSIADYLAQLLKDRKQLAAFPNVFNHVERLLDEEIARVRASLFQINGVKKEPLTLPDPEGTPITLNEKVYVPVREHPDFNFVGRILGPRGMTAKQLEQETGCKIMVRGKGSMRDKKKEDANRGKPNWEHLSDDLHVLITVEDTENRATLKLAQAVAEVQKLLVPQAEGEDELKKRQLMELAIINGTYRDTTAKSVAAVEEEWRRVVAASAENRLLPTAIPGLAQQMRAPTATPLGAPLIRMTVPTSAASLLPGQAQPGLEHAAAHGMIFAPFGDYNYAAALGNPLLTEYADHSVGRYLHAGSVF
- the LOC129941860 gene encoding protein held out wings isoform X2 — protein: MSVCENNNTQQQNTQSIADYLAQLLKDRKQLAAFPNVFNHVERLLDEEIARVRASLFQINGVKKEPLTLPDPEGTPITLNEKVYVPVREHPDFNFVGRILGPRGMTAKQLEQETGCKIMVRGKGSMRDKKKEDANRGKPNWEHLSDDLHVLITVEDTENRATLKLAQAVAEVQKLLVPQAEGEDELKKRQLMELAIINGTYRDTTAKSVAAVEEEWRRVVAASAENRLLPTAIPGLAQQMRAPTATPLGAPLIRMTVPTSAASLLPGQAQPGLEHAAAHGMIFAPFGDYNYAAALGNPLLTEYADHSVGALKQHRRFSNREHPYQRAGVSHKPPNFIEIQ